One Myripristis murdjan chromosome 17, fMyrMur1.1, whole genome shotgun sequence DNA segment encodes these proteins:
- the LOC115375689 gene encoding calcium-binding mitochondrial carrier protein SCaMC-1-like, which yields MYQALRTFLLPNARCWDANSKKSYQELFERLDTNKDGKVDVAELRAGLKAMGIFRQGAAQKIVSSGDKNKDGSLDFNEFTKYLKEHEKKLRLTFKSLDKNNDGRIDATEIQQSLAELGMDISKEDSLKILQSMDIDGTMMVDWNEWREHFLFNPAHNLEEIIRYWKHSSVLDIGDSLAIPDEFTEEEKTSGVWWKQLVAGAMAGAVSRTGTAPLDRMKVFMQVHSSKSNRISLIGGFKQMIREGGPASLWRGNGINVLKIAPETAIKFMAYEQYKKLLSPEGTKIQTHNRFMAGSLAGATAQTAIYPMEVLKTRLTLRKTGQYSGMFDCAKKILKKEGVRAFYKGYIPNLLGIIPYAGIDLAVYESLKTTWLSYYAKDTANPGVLVLLGCGTISSTCGQLASYPLALIRTRMQAQASLDVSDQPSMSTLVKNTLAKDGFFGLYRGILPNFMKVIPAVSISYVVYEYMKTGLGISK from the exons ATGTATCAGGCATTGCGGACGTTTTTACTACCAAACGCGCGGTGCTGGGATGCCAATAGTAAGAAGTCATACCAGGAATTATTTGAGAGACTCGATACCAACAAAGATGGGAAGGTGGATGTCGCAGAACTACGAGCGGGGCTCAAAGCAATGGGCATTTTCCGCCAGGGTGCTGCACAG AAAATTGTATCGTctggtgacaaaaacaaagatgggAGTCTTGACTTCAACGAGTTCACCAAGTATCTTAAGGAGCATGAGAAGAAACTGCGGCTAACATTCAAGAGTCTGGATAAAAACAATGATG GGCGGATTGATGCCACTGAGATCCAGCAGTCCCTTGCAGAGCTGGGCATGGACATATCCAAAGAGGATTCTCTTAAAATCTTACAGAG TATGGacattgatggaaccatgatgGTGGACTGGAATGAGTGGAGGGAACACTTCCTTTTTAATCCTGCCCACAACCTGGAAGAAATCATACGCTACTGGAAACATTCTTCG GTGCTGGACATAGGTGACAGTCTTGCCATCCCTGATGAATTCACAGAAGAGGAGAAGACCTCAGGAGTCTGGTGGAAGCAGCTTGTTGCAGGAGCGATGGCCGGGGCCGTCTCTCGCACAGGCACTGCCCCTCTGGACAGGATGAAAGTCTTCATGCAG GTTCACTCCTCTAAGTCCAACCGGATCAGCCTGATAGGGGGCTTCAAGCAGATGATCAGAGAGGGGGGTCCAGCATCACTATGGAGAGGCAATGGAATCAATGTGTTAAAGATTGCACCCGAGACAGCAATCAAGTTTATGGCTTATGAACAA TATAAAAAGCTGTTATCACCAGAGGGCACTAAGATTCAAACACATAACAGGTTTATGGCTGGCTCTTTGGCTGGGGCCACAGCACAGACAGCCATCTACCCCATGGAG gtattgAAGACCAGATTGACCCTGAGGAAAACTGGACAATATTCAGGAATGTTTGATTGTGCCAAGAAGATCCTGAAAAAAGAGGGTGTCAGGGCTTTCTATAAGGGCTACATTCCAAATTTACTGGGCATCATTCCCTACGCTGGCATAGACCTTGCTGTTTATGAG AGTCTTAAGACTACCTGGTTGTCGTACTATGCCAAAGACACAGCTAACCCTGGAGTGCTGGTGCTTTTGGGCTGTGGTACCATCTCAAGTACCTGTGGCCAGCTGGCCAGCTACCCACTTGCACTCATACGCACACGGATGCAGGCACAAG CGTCTCTGGATGTGTCGGACCAGCCCTCCATGAGCACACTTGTGAAGAACACATTGGCCAAAGATGGATTTTTTGGACTCTACAGGGGCATCCTGCCAAACTTTATGAAAGTCATTCCTGCTGTCAGCATTAGCTATGTGGTTTATGAGTATATGAAGACCGGCTTGGGGATCTCTAAGTGA
- the LOC115375920 gene encoding protein FAM102B-like yields the protein MSFILMKKKKFKFKVDFDLDELSSVPIVNGVLFCKIRLLDGGFAEESSREPVQANSVCWKKRFSFMCKMSANAGTGVLDPCVCRVSVRKEMKGGKTFAKLGFADLNLSEFAGSGSTTRRCLLEGYDTKHTRQDNSILKVVITTQLMSGDPCFKTPPSTAMTLGIPHTEAECLHKDRKGGNMHISHSIIDSPGKSASVPEELGAYGHSRTSSYASQHSKISGYSTNHSRCSSLTELSHRRNASGGSASTGIGSIALEPSEQPGEKGERESGSTPPVSATCLHVPERPSTPAKAPRHPVKQNSVENQLKRVDATRVDADDIIEKILQSQDFSHGLLDSSAEEEGLSLFVGPGGSTALGSHHTRVAAGAFEQVVIKR from the exons ATGTCTTTCATtctgatgaagaagaagaaattcaaattcaaagtaGACTTCGACTTGGACGAGCTGTCATCGGTTCCCATCGTCAACGGGGTTTTGTTCTGTAAAATCAGGCTCTTAGACGGTGGCTTTGCCGAAGAGTCCTCTCG GGAGCCAGTCCAAGCTAACAGTGTGTGCTGGAAGAAGAGATTCTCTTTCATGTGTAAGATGAGTGCCAATGCCGGGACAGGTGTCCTAGACCCCTGTGTGTGCCGGGTGTCTGTGCGGAAG GAAATGAAGGGTGGAAAGACCTTTGCAAAG CTGGGCTTTGCCGACCTGAACCTGTCTGAGTTTGCTGGGTCAGGCAGCACCACACGGCGATGTCTCCTAGAGGGATATGATACCAAACATACCAGACAGGACAACTCCATCCTCAAG GTTGTTATCACCACACAGCTCATGTCTGGAGACCCCTGTTTTAAGAC TCCACCATCTACAGCCATGACACTGGGAATCCCACACACTGAGGCAGAGTGTCTCCATAAGGACAGAAAGGGAGGGAACATGCACATATCTCACTCTATCATTG ACAGTCCAGGAAAGTCTGCATCTGTGCCAGAGGAGCTGGGAGCCTATGGACACTCAAGAACATCCAGTTATGCAAGTCAGCATTCAAAAATCTCAG GTTACAGCACAAATCACTCGCGGTGCTCCAGTTTAACAGAGCTGAGCCATCGGAGGAACGCATCAGGAGGTTCTGCCTCCACTGGCATTGGCAGCATTGCATTGGAGCCCAGTGAGCAGCCgggggagaagggagagagggagagcgggtCTACACCCCCCGTCTCTGCTACCTGTCTCCACGTACCTGAACGCCCCTCCACCCCCGCCAAAGCTCCAAG ACACCCAGTAAAGCAGAACTCTGTGGAGAATCAGCTAAAGAGGGTTGATGCCACGAGGGTGGACGCCGACGACATTATAGAGAAAATCCTCCAGAGCCAGGATTTCAGCCATGGCTTATTGGACTCCAGTGCAGAGG AGGAGGGGCTCAGCTTGTTTGTCGGTCCTGGTGGGAGTACAGCGCTCGGAAGCCATCACACTAG GGTTGCAGCTGGGGCCTTTGAGCAGGTGGTGATCAAGCGCTAG
- the prpf38b gene encoding pre-mRNA-splicing factor 38B isoform X2: MANVGNQQQAQAVSKPAPGKHGNVLPLWGNEKTMNLNPMILTNVLSSPYFKVQLYELKTYHEVVDEIYFKVTHVEPWEKGSRKTAGQTGMCGGVRGVGTGGIVSTAFCLLYKLFTLKLTRKQVMGLITHTDSPYIRALGFMYIRYTQPPPDLVEWYDGFLDDEEELDVKAGGGCVMTIGEMLRSFLTKLEWFSTLFPRIPVPVQKMIDQQMKARPRKIPQKEAQEEAAYTESGRPGERRRSRSPRRTPTPRRSPKRSRSRSHHRERDRHGPSFDRELERERDRQRKEREGRDRDRDRDRDRDRERERERADRGDRERRRSRSTDRNQDRRERRRSRSGSRERRSERRDKERDGGDDRSRKKDRDHHKDRGGDRERSRDKKSRGEADERRHKDDRDRHREERKAKRSSRSRSREKRHKSGRTDGEEKSRKRERSHSRERDRDRDGEQRSHKRSHSKEKSHRQRESSNDRGKHERRRSQSIEKMSP, translated from the exons ATGGCTAACGTCGGAAATCAGCAACAAGCACAGGCCGTTAGCAAGCCTGCACCAGGGAAACATGGAAATGTATTGCCCCTGTGGGGCAACGAAAAGACTATGAACCTAAATCCTATGATTCTCACCAACGTGCTGTCTTCACCATATTTCAAAGTTCAACTGTATGAACTAAAAACTTATCATGAGGTTGTGGACGAAATCTACTTCAAG GTGACTCACGTTGAACCTTGGGAAAAGGGAAGCAGAAAGACTGCGGGCCAAACTGGAATGTGCGGAGGG GTGCGTGGAGTTGGGACTGGTGGCATTGTGTCTACTGCTTTCTGTCTTCTGTACAAACTGTTTACCCTCAAGCTGACACGCAAACAGGTGATGGGTCTGATCACCCACACAGACTCTCCCTACATCAGAGCACTTGGCTTCATGTACATAAG atACACTCAGCCCCCCCCAGATTTGGTGGAGTGGTACGATGGCTTCCTGGATGATGAGGAG GAGCTCGACGTGAAGGCAGGAGGCGGCTGTGTGATGACCATCGGAGAAATGCTGCGCTCCTTCCTGACCAAACTGGAGTGGTTCTCCACTCTTTTCCCTCGTATCCCAGTGCCTGTGCAGAAAATGATTGACCAGCAGATGAAGGCTCGACCTCGTAAGATTCCTCAGAAGGAGGCACAGGAGGAAGCAGCGTACACAGAATCAGGGAGGCCAGGGGAACGCCGCCGCTCCAG AAGCCCCCGGCGGACACCAACTCCCAGAAGGTCTCCTAAACGGTCAAGGAGCAGGAGCCACCATCGTGAGCGGGACCGCCATGGCCCCAGTTTTGACCGCGAGCTGGAGAGGGAACGAGACCggcagagaaaggagagagagggcagggacagggacagagacagagacagggaccgggacagggaaagggagagagagagggccgaTCGAGGAGATAGGGAGAGACGACGGTCCCGCAGCACAGACAGAAACCAAGACCGGCGAGAACGCCGACGGAGTCGCAGCGGCAGCCGGGAACGAAGGAGTGAacgaagagacaaagagagggacgGGGGTGATGACAGGAGCAGGAAGAAGGACAGGGATCACCACAAAGATAGGGGCGGTGACAGGGAGCGGTCCAGAGATAAGAAGAGCAGGGGAGAGGCTGATGAGAGGAGACACAAAGATGACAGGGACaggcacagggaggagaggaaggccaAACGCTCCAGCCGGAGCCGAAGTAGGGAGAAGAGGCACAAAAGTGGTAGAACAGACGGAGAGGAAAAGAGCCGGAAAAGGGAGcgcagtcacagcagagagagggacagggacagagacGGAGAGCAGCGTTCTCACAAACGTAGTCACAGCAAAGAGAAGAGCCATCGTCAGCGAGAGTCCAGCAATGACCGTGGTAAACATGAACGCCGTAGGAGCCAGAGCATCGAGAAAATGTCCCCTTAG
- the prpf38b gene encoding pre-mRNA-splicing factor 38B isoform X1 translates to MANVGNQQQAQAVSKPAPGKHGNVLPLWGNEKTMNLNPMILTNVLSSPYFKVQLYELKTYHEVVDEIYFKVTHVEPWEKGSRKTAGQTGMCGGVRGVGTGGIVSTAFCLLYKLFTLKLTRKQVMGLITHTDSPYIRALGFMYIRYTQPPPDLVEWYDGFLDDEEMPIVQQELDVKAGGGCVMTIGEMLRSFLTKLEWFSTLFPRIPVPVQKMIDQQMKARPRKIPQKEAQEEAAYTESGRPGERRRSRSPRRTPTPRRSPKRSRSRSHHRERDRHGPSFDRELERERDRQRKEREGRDRDRDRDRDRDRERERERADRGDRERRRSRSTDRNQDRRERRRSRSGSRERRSERRDKERDGGDDRSRKKDRDHHKDRGGDRERSRDKKSRGEADERRHKDDRDRHREERKAKRSSRSRSREKRHKSGRTDGEEKSRKRERSHSRERDRDRDGEQRSHKRSHSKEKSHRQRESSNDRGKHERRRSQSIEKMSP, encoded by the exons ATGGCTAACGTCGGAAATCAGCAACAAGCACAGGCCGTTAGCAAGCCTGCACCAGGGAAACATGGAAATGTATTGCCCCTGTGGGGCAACGAAAAGACTATGAACCTAAATCCTATGATTCTCACCAACGTGCTGTCTTCACCATATTTCAAAGTTCAACTGTATGAACTAAAAACTTATCATGAGGTTGTGGACGAAATCTACTTCAAG GTGACTCACGTTGAACCTTGGGAAAAGGGAAGCAGAAAGACTGCGGGCCAAACTGGAATGTGCGGAGGG GTGCGTGGAGTTGGGACTGGTGGCATTGTGTCTACTGCTTTCTGTCTTCTGTACAAACTGTTTACCCTCAAGCTGACACGCAAACAGGTGATGGGTCTGATCACCCACACAGACTCTCCCTACATCAGAGCACTTGGCTTCATGTACATAAG atACACTCAGCCCCCCCCAGATTTGGTGGAGTGGTACGATGGCTTCCTGGATGATGAGGAG ATGCCCATTGTGCAGCAG GAGCTCGACGTGAAGGCAGGAGGCGGCTGTGTGATGACCATCGGAGAAATGCTGCGCTCCTTCCTGACCAAACTGGAGTGGTTCTCCACTCTTTTCCCTCGTATCCCAGTGCCTGTGCAGAAAATGATTGACCAGCAGATGAAGGCTCGACCTCGTAAGATTCCTCAGAAGGAGGCACAGGAGGAAGCAGCGTACACAGAATCAGGGAGGCCAGGGGAACGCCGCCGCTCCAG AAGCCCCCGGCGGACACCAACTCCCAGAAGGTCTCCTAAACGGTCAAGGAGCAGGAGCCACCATCGTGAGCGGGACCGCCATGGCCCCAGTTTTGACCGCGAGCTGGAGAGGGAACGAGACCggcagagaaaggagagagagggcagggacagggacagagacagagacagggaccgggacagggaaagggagagagagagggccgaTCGAGGAGATAGGGAGAGACGACGGTCCCGCAGCACAGACAGAAACCAAGACCGGCGAGAACGCCGACGGAGTCGCAGCGGCAGCCGGGAACGAAGGAGTGAacgaagagacaaagagagggacgGGGGTGATGACAGGAGCAGGAAGAAGGACAGGGATCACCACAAAGATAGGGGCGGTGACAGGGAGCGGTCCAGAGATAAGAAGAGCAGGGGAGAGGCTGATGAGAGGAGACACAAAGATGACAGGGACaggcacagggaggagaggaaggccaAACGCTCCAGCCGGAGCCGAAGTAGGGAGAAGAGGCACAAAAGTGGTAGAACAGACGGAGAGGAAAAGAGCCGGAAAAGGGAGcgcagtcacagcagagagagggacagggacagagacGGAGAGCAGCGTTCTCACAAACGTAGTCACAGCAAAGAGAAGAGCCATCGTCAGCGAGAGTCCAGCAATGACCGTGGTAAACATGAACGCCGTAGGAGCCAGAGCATCGAGAAAATGTCCCCTTAG